DNA sequence from the Gallus gallus isolate bGalGal1 chromosome 39 unlocalized genomic scaffold, bGalGal1.mat.broiler.GRCg7b 39_unloc1, whole genome shotgun sequence genome:
CCCCCCACATCAataccccccccaaaataatgccccatttcctcccccaaTCAATTTACCCCCCCCAGACAACGCACTGCTGGCCCACCCGGTGACAGAGCAGGGTGCCCGTGGGGTGCAGGTTTACCTGCCTGGCAAAGGAGAGGTGAgttgggggtcctatgggggggtgggggggggggggctgtgtgtgttttttgagggggggggggcaacgGCTCTGTTTGCCCCCCCCTTTCTCTGCCCCATAGGTTTGGTACGATGTCGCCACCCAGCAGAGACATCAGGCGCCCCAAACGCTTTATGTGGCCGTCAGCATCAGCAGCGTgcgtggggggctgtggggctgggggggttctgtggggctgggggggctgtggggctgggggggcttggggctgaggggaggggtATGGGGTCACAGAGTGGTTcttggggggctgggggtggaactgtggggctgggggggttgTTGGGGTGGTTATGGGCTCAGGGTGGATCTGTGGGGCCGGGTGGTGTTCctgtggggccggggggtgTTTCTATGGGGCCAGGAGGTGCTCCTTTTGGGCCGGGGGTGTTTCTGTGGTGCTAGGGGTGCTCATATGGGGCCGAGGGGTGCTCATATGGGGCCGAGGGGTGCTCATATGGGGCCGGGAGGTGCTCATATGGGGCCAGAGGATgtttctatggggctgggggtgtttCTGTGGTCCTGGGGGTGTTCTTTTTGGCCCGGGAGGTGCTCCTGTGGGGCCGGGGGTGCTCCTATGGGGCCAGGAGGTGCTCCTATGGGGCCGGAGGTGCTCCTATGGGGCCGGAGGTGCTCCTTTGGGGCCGAGGGGTGTTCCTGTGGTGCTGGGGGTGCTCCTACGGGGCCGGGGGCGCTCGGTTGCAGTTCCGCTCCCCGCCGCCAGGTGCCGCTGTATCAGCGCGGCGGAACGGTGATCCCGCGCCAGGACCGCGTGCGCCGCTCCACGGAGTGCATGAAGGGCGACCCGTACAGCCTCTACGTGGCGCTGAGCCCGCAGGTACCGCCCGACcccccccagggaccccccccgccccacacatCCATCCCCCACACCCCACTACCACCCCAcatattccccccccccccccccccagccccacagatcccccccctggacccctcccaccccacacgtccccccccagacccccctaACTCCCCCTatgcccccagcccccccccccccccacagccccccccaagacccacagccccccctcagcccccccggactccccccaccccctccatGCCCCCAgacctccccacagccccacaaatcccccccccactgcccccccaacccccccccaggCCCCTCAGATCCCCCCtcgccccacacatccccccccagaccccccacagatccccccccagacccctcccaccccacatgtccccccccagacccccctaACTCCCCCTATGCTCCCAGACCccccctccacagcccccccagacccccccccacagcccccccagacTCCCCCCACTCCCTCCATGCCCCCAgacctccccacagccccacaaatccccccccccactgcccccccaacccccccccaggCCCCTCAGATCCCCTGTCGCCCCACACaaccccccccagacccccttgcagccccccagcccccccccagatccccccccaccccacagctcccccccttcccccccataGGGCACAGCGCAGGGCGACCTCTTTGTGGACGA
Encoded proteins:
- the GANAB gene encoding neutral alpha-glucosidase AB isoform X1, yielding FPPPINLPPPDNALLAHPVTEQGARGVQVYLPGKGEVWYDVATQQRHQAPQTLYVAVSISSVPLYQRGGTVIPRQDRVRRSTECMKGDPYSLYVALSPQGTAQGDLFVDDGESFDFSTSNRFLHRRFAFASNLLTSSSADPRGAFETPSWLERVVILGAGKPKEVLLRPKDGPERSLDFQHSADPPVLTLRKPGVPIGADWVIELR